A genomic segment from Gemmatimonadaceae bacterium encodes:
- a CDS encoding amino acid permease, whose translation MVPSSPAATSAPAATPDDSLRHFGVGAATAVMVGNMIGTGVFTALGFQAQALHTGAALLALWAVGGIIALCGALAYAELGTMYPHCGGEYVYLARAWHPMAGFLGGWTSMTVGFAAPIALAGIAFGRYLSAIVAVPPLVASLVVLGVVAFVHLAGLHAAKRFQVLITVVQLVLIGAFITAGLRHQPAAPLAMGHEGAAVREMLSAPFAVSLVYVSYAFTGWNAAGYIAGEIYTPQRSIPRAVVLATAIVTVLYLLLNWSFLRTVPLADVAGKVEVGALSAHAMFGRTGTVVMSAIIATVLIATISALVLGGSRVTYAVMADLPRWRWLGKRAANGVPRNAILLQVVLILVLLLTNSFEQVMLYAGFTLNLSTLLTILGMLRLRVTQPQAPRPYRAWGFPVTTFVYIALSLWTLGTLLRERPLESISGLGTLVIGIGVWWVAHRPVATTGVGAR comes from the coding sequence GTGGTTCCTTCCTCGCCAGCCGCAACCTCCGCACCGGCCGCCACGCCCGACGACTCGCTGCGCCACTTCGGCGTAGGGGCCGCCACCGCCGTGATGGTGGGGAACATGATCGGGACCGGCGTCTTCACCGCGCTTGGCTTCCAGGCGCAGGCCCTGCACACCGGGGCAGCGCTGCTCGCGCTGTGGGCCGTGGGCGGGATCATCGCGCTGTGCGGAGCGCTCGCCTACGCCGAGTTGGGGACCATGTACCCGCACTGCGGCGGGGAGTACGTCTACCTCGCGCGCGCGTGGCACCCCATGGCCGGCTTCCTGGGCGGGTGGACGTCGATGACGGTTGGCTTTGCCGCTCCCATCGCGCTGGCCGGGATCGCCTTCGGGCGCTACCTGTCGGCGATCGTCGCCGTCCCGCCGCTCGTGGCCTCGCTGGTAGTGCTGGGCGTCGTGGCGTTCGTGCACCTGGCGGGGTTGCACGCCGCCAAGCGCTTCCAGGTCCTGATCACCGTGGTGCAGCTCGTCCTCATCGGCGCATTCATCACCGCGGGATTGCGGCACCAACCGGCGGCGCCGCTCGCCATGGGGCACGAGGGGGCGGCAGTGCGCGAGATGCTCTCGGCGCCCTTCGCCGTCTCGCTCGTGTACGTCTCGTATGCTTTCACCGGATGGAACGCCGCCGGCTATATCGCCGGGGAGATCTACACGCCGCAGCGCTCCATTCCGCGTGCCGTCGTCCTCGCGACGGCGATCGTCACCGTGCTGTATCTCCTCCTCAACTGGTCGTTCCTCCGCACCGTCCCCCTCGCCGACGTCGCAGGCAAGGTCGAGGTCGGGGCGCTCTCGGCGCACGCGATGTTCGGGCGCACGGGGACCGTCGTGATGAGCGCCATCATCGCCACGGTGCTCATCGCGACCATCAGTGCCCTGGTGCTTGGCGGGTCGCGCGTGACGTACGCCGTCATGGCCGACCTCCCCCGCTGGCGATGGTTGGGGAAACGCGCGGCCAACGGCGTTCCGCGCAACGCCATCCTCCTGCAGGTCGTGCTGATCCTCGTCCTGCTCCTCACCAACTCGTTCGAGCAAGTGATGCTGTACGCGGGGTTCACGCTCAACCTCTCCACGTTGCTCACCATCCTGGGCATGCTGCGGCTCCGCGTCACGCAGCCGCAGGCGCCGCGCCCATATCGGGCGTGGGGTTTCCCCGTCACGACCTTTGTCTACATCGCGCTCTCGCTGTGGACGCTCGGGACGCTGTTGCGCGAGCGCCCGCTGGAGTCGATCAGCGGGTTGGGGACGCTGGTGATCGGGATCGGGGTGTGGTGGGTGGCGCATCGGCCGGTGGCGACAACCGGTGTCGGCGCACGTTAG